The sequence GTAAAGTCATTCGATCCTGCGTTACAAAAATGAAACGAATTGCTGATGAAGCTGTTATTACCACGATTGAAGGCGTGGGCACCAAGGAACACTTACACCCCTTACAGCTGGCCTGGATGATTCATGGTGCTGCTCAATGTGGTTTTTGTAGTCCGGGATTCATTGTTTCTGCCAAACAACTCTTAGAGGAAAATAATAATCCCACGAGGGACGAGGTTCGAGATTGGTTCCAAAAGCACAGAAATGCCTGCCGATGTACAGGGTACAAACCTTTAGTTGACGCAGTAATGGAAGCTTCTCGTTTAATACGCGGTGAGGTAACTGTTGAAGAGTTATGGTGTAAATTGCCTGAAGACGGACGGATTTGGGGCACAGAGTACATTCGCCCTTCGGCCTTGGCCAAAGTTACAGGTACTTGGGATTTCGGTGCTGATGTAGGAATCAAAATGCCTTGTGAAACTTTGCAGCTCAAATTGGTACAGGCCAAAGTTTCTCATGCTAATATTCTCTCCATTGATACCTCTGAAGCTGAGAAAATGCCGGGAGTTTATCGAGTTATTACCCATAAAGATGTTGTCGGCAAAAACCAAATTACCGGTTTAATCACTTTCCCAACCAATAAGGGAGATGGATGGGATCGCCCGATTCTCTGTGAGAAAAAAGTGTTCCAATTTGGCGATGCCATAGCCATTGTTGCAGCTGATACGGCAGCACACGCTCAGGCAGCGGCTGATAAAGTAAAAGTGGAACTTGAATTGCTCCCCGAATACATGAGTGCTCCTGCAGCCATGGCGGATGATGCCATTGAAATACACCCCGGCACACCCAACGTTTATTTCGAAACCAAGGTGGTAAAAGGAGATGAAACCGCTCCTTTAATGGAAACCGCTGATGTAGTTGTGGAGGATGACTTTTATATCGGACGACAACCACATATGCCTATTGAACCAGATGTGGGTTTTGCCTTTTTCAATGAAGAGGGTAAGCTGATTATTCATTCTAAGAGTATCGGAATTCATCTCCATCAAGCAATGATCTGTGCAGGGATCGGAATTGAGTCCGATAAGCTGATTTTGGTACAAAACCCTGCCGGTGGAACTTTTGGCTATAAATTCAGTCCAACCATTGAAGCTTTATTAGGGGTTGCCGCTGTGGCCACAGGTAAACCGGTCTACCTGGAATTTGACTACTATCAGCAAACCACTTATACAGGAAAACGTTCACCTTTCTTTATTAATCTCAAATATGGGGCGACTAAAGAGGGTAAATTAGTAGCCATGGAATCAGATTGGACTGTCGACCATGGTCCCTATTCTGAATTCGGCGACTTGCTGACTATGCGCGGTACACAGTTCATAGGCTGCGGTTACAATATCCCCAATATTCGGGGTAATGGACGAACTGTGTGTACGAACCATGCTTGGGGTTCGGCTTTCCGAGGGTATGGATCTCCACAAAGTACCTTCTCCTCAGAGGTATTAATGGACGAATTGGCAGAAAAGTTAGGAATGGATCCCTTTGAATTACGTTACAAAAACGTCTACAGACCGGGGGATACCACACCAACGGGATGTGAACCTGATGTCTACTGCCTGGTGGATATTCTGGATAAACTTAAACCTTGCTATGAAACGGCTCAGGAATGGGTTAAACAGCCGGCATCCTCACCTGACAAGAAACGCGGAATTGGAATATCCATTGGTGTCTATGGATCAGGCCTGGACGGAGCAGACAGCTCTGTGGTCAATGCAGAGTTAACTTCAAAAGGCGTAACAATATATACTTCTTGGGAAGACCATGGGCAGGGTGCGGATATGGGAACTTTAGCAACGGCTCATGAAGCCCTGCGTCCTTTGGGAATCAAGCCAGAGGATATCAAGTTGGTCATGAATGACATGGAGAAAACTCCTAACAGCGGACCGGCGGGTGGAAGTCGTTCCCAAGTATTAGTTGGTAATGCAACTCGAGTTGCTTGTGAAGAACTCATCAAAGGGATTAGCAAAGAGGACGGAACTTTCCGCACCTATGACGAGATGATTGCCGAAAAATTGCCGGTTTATTTTAGCGGTGCTTGGACTGCTCCTGCTTCGGAGTGCAGTGTAGAGACCGGACAAGGAAATCCCTTTGCCGTCTATATGTACGGAGCTTTCTTATCTCAAGTTGAAGTCAACATCACCACCGGGAAGACTGAAGTTGTAAAAATGACAATGGTAGCAGATGTAGGAAAAATCGCCAACAAATTAGTCGTAGATGGACAATTGTATGGCGGCTTAGTTCAAGGTTTAGGCTTAGCTCTTAGTGAAGATTTCGAAGACATCAAGAAACACATTGATTTGATCAGCTGTGGCTTACCATTTATTAAAGATGTCCCGGATAATATTGAACTCCATTATGTAGAGACCCATAGGCCTCATGGCCCCTTCGGAGCTGCAGGCTCAGGAGAATTGCCCCTGACCTCTCCTCATGCTTCCATCATCAACGCCATTTACAACGCGTGCGGAGCTCGGATCACCCACCTGCCTGCTCGTCCGGAAAAGGTTCTGGCGGCACTCAATGCTAAGAAATAATTAATCCGTCGGCTACGAACTTTGTATTACTCTTAAAGACTCCTCCTGGGGAAACAGGGGACGGTTCTTCTGTCTGGCTCTGGGAGGAGCGCTTTTTATCCTTTGCTGGCTCTGCGTCAGCAGCATGGATGTCTACCCTGAAATAACATTATAAAGTGAGTTGGTGTTGCTAATGGATCAAGACGAACTAAAAAAGCAAGAAGCCAAGTGTACTCAGGAAAGCCCTCCGGCCTGTACGGCAGGCTGTCCTATTCACGTAGACGTTCGGAAATTGATGACGGATATTCAAAAACAAGATTGGAAAAGTGCCTTAGCAACCCTCCAAAAGAAACAGCCCTTTCCCGGAATCATCGGACGAATCTGTGATCATCCCTGTGAAGCTGTCTGTCTTCGCCAAGACGTGGGAACAGCAGTTGCCATTTCTGCCCTAGAAGGGTTTTGTGTGCAAAATCACTATGCAAAAGTCAAGATGGGAATAGTTCCCTCAAAAAGCCAGACCGTTGCTATAGTTGGTTCAGGCCTGAGAGGCTTGACGGCAGCCTATGACTTAGCTAAAAAAGGATATAAAGTTAGCCTGTTTGAGAAAACTGACCGTTTGGGCGGATATCTCTGGAGTTACCCGAAGGATCAACTACCTTCTGAGATTATCGTCGAGGAATTGTCCGTGTTAAGCAGGCTCAACGTTCAGATACATCTAAACACAGCAATAACCTCCCAGGATTTAGGCCAACTCCAAGGAAAATTTAATGTCTTATATCTGGGGCTGGCCGAAAATTCACCGGAGATAACAGAGCTCTTAGGTGAGCAGCTGCAGATTGATCCCGCTACCTGTGCAACTCTCCTTCCTGGAATATTTGGCGGGTCTTATGCAGGTAATAATTCTCTCATTAATTCAGTAGCTGACGGCCGGAAGGCAGCAGTTTCCATGGATCGCTATTTGCAGGGCGTCTCCTTGACTGCTTCACGAGAAGGAGAAGGGGCTTTTGAGACCCAATTGTACGTTAATACCCGTGGAATAGATCCTTTATCCCGGGTGCCAATGAGTAACAGCTCCCAAGGGTATACCCTTGAGGAAGCCCTTCAAGAAGCGGGCAGGTGTCTGGACTGTCAATGTCTGGAGTGCGTTAAAGCTTGTAAGTATATGCAGGAATACGGAAGTTACCCTAAAAAGTATTTGAGGCAGATCTATAATAACGATACCATCGTCATGGGAATGCGCCATGGGAATAAAATGATCAATTCCTGCAGTCTCTGTGGCCAGTGCGCAGAAATATGTCCTCAGGGGCTGGATCTGGGGGTGGCCTGTAAAGCAACCCGGGAGAGCATGGTAAGCAAAGGGAAAATGCCTCCCTCGGCTCATGATTTCGCTCTGAGGGATATGACTTTCAACAACAGCGCGGAATTCACTTTAACCAGACATCAACCCGGCCACACTTCCAGTAAGTATGTCTTTTTTCCCGGCTGTCAATTAAGTGGTTCTTCGCCGGAACGAGTGAAACAGGTTTATGCCTATTTAACTGACAAGCTTTCCGGAGGAGTAGCTCTCCTGCTGCGTTGCTGCAACGCTCCCGCCGATTGGGCCGGAGATCAAGAATTATTTCAAAACAGTTTAAAGGATTTAGTGAATGAATGGGAGTCCTTAGGCAAACCGCAAATCATTGTCGCCTGCTCTACCTGTCACAGCATATTCCGGGAGAGGTTTCCGGAGGTGGTATCTTTATGGGAGCTGATGGCGGACTTGGGATTGCCTGAGCAGGGAGTCTGCCCCACCGGGGTTAAACTGGCTGTTCAAGACCCTTGTACCACAAGAAATGAGCCAAACCTCCAAGCTGCCGTACGCCAAATCTTACAGGAGCTGGGGTGTGAGATTGAAGAATTGCCCTACAGCAAAGAACGAACCAAGTGTTGTGGCTTCGGAGGACTGACATCCTTTGCTAATCCGAATTTAGGGAAGAAGATTGTTGAAGATCGAATCCAGGAAAGTTCTACGGACTATGTGGCCTACTGTGCGATGTGCCGGGATAATTTTGCCTCCCAGGGCAAACGAACGGTTCATCTCTTAGATTTGATGTTCGATACTAACTTTGAAGAGGCGGCACTTAGACCCAGGGTTGGTTTATCATATCGGCACGAAAATCGAGCAAAATTAAAAAGCACCTTGTTAGACTCGCTGTGGAAAGAAGTTCTGCCGAAAAAGGATGTGGCCTATTTGCAGATTAAACTCCAGTTAGATGAAAGAGTCCTGGGGATTATGGAAGAACGACGGATATTAATTGAAGATATTCAACGGGTCATAGAACTGGCCGAAGGGACGGGAAGAAAGTTTGTTAACCCTGACAATGGTCACAGCTTAGCCTATTTCCGGCCTGTCAAAGTGACCTATTGGGTTGAATATCAAGAACAGGAGCAAGGCTTTGTGGTACTCAATGTGTACAGCCACCGCATGGAAATTGTGGAGGAAGGATCATGAATAACAATCAAAAACAGACTCCTAAAACCCCTTGGAAGTGTGGGAAATGTGGCGGAGAGCTCCAGAGAGGGGCGGTCAAGGCCTCCTATTTGGGTAATGATTTTGTCGTAGAAGAGTTAAAATGCCTAAGCTGTGGCCTGGTCTTAATTACAGAAGATCTGGCTTTAGGGAAAATGTTTGAAGTAGAACAAAGCCTTGAGGATAAGTGAGGGGGGAGCGGGATGACCGTCGACGCATTTCGCATGTTTCAATTAGCTACCCAGGGATTCTGCTGCAGCCAAATCATGGTTATTCTAGGATTAGATGAACAAGGCCAGGAAAACCCAGACTTAATTAGAGCCATGCATGGGTTGTGCGGAGGGATAGGCAGATCGGGAAAAACCTGCGGAGCACTTACCGGCGGAGTGTGTGTACTTGGCTTAAAGATGGGGAAAGGAACGCCCCAGGAATTTGGTCATTCCAAATTAAACCGGATGATCAATGATTTGCTGGAGTGGTTTGAAGAGGTTCATGGCAGTATCGATTGTGACGGGATTTTAGATCACTCTCTGGGCGAGGGTAATGAGTACCCAGTGCAATGCGGCAATATTGTTTCAACTACCTTTAGTAAGGTTAATGAGATTTTGGCTGCCTATGCGGATGAGCCGGAAATGTCGGATGAGGAATAAACAGTGGATAATAATGACCAAGGAATTTTTAAACTATATGAGAGTGACCTCTTGCGCCAGAGTACAGGGGATACCCTGAGACCGGGTGGTTTTTACTTAACGGATCTTGGAGTAAAAAGCTGCAATTTTTCCCCGGGGGCGCGGGTACTAGATGTGGGCTGCGGCAGCGGCGCAACAGTTGATCGTTTGGTTTCCTTGTATGGACTACAGGCTTTAGGACTGGATCCCTCAGCACTGCTTCTGGAAAGTGGTCTAAAGAAGAACCCCAGTTTGAATCTGATTCAAGGACAGGGAGAAGACTTGCCTTTTCCTGCTCAGCAAATGGACGGAGTATTTGCCGAGTGCGCTTTGTCCGTTATGGCAGACCTGGATCAAGTTCTCCAGGAAATTTTTAGAGTTCTTAAACCAGGCGGGTGGTTAGTTATCAATGACGTTTATGCCAAGAATCCCGACGGACTTACTGGTCTTCAAGCCCTTAAGCTCGATTCATGTATTCGCAGGGCCCTGCCCAAAGAGGCATTAGTTGATAAACTTCTCCAACAGGGTTTTCGACTTGTTAATTGGATGGATCATACCAACTTATTGACCCAGCTAACTGTCAATTTAATCATGACCCATGGCTCCATGGACAATTTTTGGCTGAAGACATCAACCTGCTCGTGTTCTAATCTAGACTCAGGTTCTGAATCAATTGATCCGATCCTTGTTCGAGGGGCTCTTAAGCAAGCCAAGATGGGATATTTCCAACTGATTGCCCAAAAGAAGGCTACTTCAGTTAGAAAGGGATAGCAGATGGATATAAGAGACGAATATTTGATATCCGCAACCGAAAGCTTCACCGAGAGTTTATGTCCGGAATGTTTGCAGAGAATTCCGGCTCAGCGAGTGGTTGAGAAGGATGCAGTTTATATGGTCAAGCAATGCCCGGAACATGGAGACTATAGAACCCTGCTTTGGCGTGGGAGTCCCCAATGGGACTCTTGGCTCAGACCAACCATTCCGACCCCGCCAAAGGAGTGCTTTACTCAGGTTGAGAAAGGATGTCCCTTTGATTGCGGCTTATGCCGAGAACATTATAAGACAACCTGTACAGCTTTGCTGGAGATTACTCAGCGTTGTAATTTAAACTGCCGGGTTTGTTTTGCCAATGCCGGTACGGAGCTTGATGAACCATCCTTAGCAGTGATCGAGGGATGGTATAAGAAGGTTCTTACTGCCAGCGGTTCGGTCAATATTCAGTTGTCCGGCGGCGAACCAACTATTAGAGATGACCTGCCGGAAATTGTGGAGATGGGAAGGAGCTTAGGCTTCAACTTTATTCAGCTAAACACCAATGGCTTGCGTCTGGCGGAAGACTTTGCTTTTGTAAGCCGATTGAAAGAAGCGGGTCTTAGCTCCGTGTTCCTGCAATTTGACGGTACAGAGGATTTGATTTATCAGACAATCAGAGGCCGCAAGCTTTTGGAGGTTAAGGCCAAAGCCATAGACAATTGCGCTGAACAGGAGATTGGGGTGGTCTTAGTCCCTACCTTGATCCCGGGGATTAATACTCACAATATCGGAGGAATCCTCAAGTTTGCCTTAGAGAAACATCCCGCTGTCAGAGGGGTGCACTTTCAGCCCGTTAGTTATTTCGGAAGGATTCTCAAGGAACCCCAGGATTCAGACCGGATCACCCTCCCTGAAGTCATTCGAGCCATTGAGGAACAGACGGATGGACTGATCAAGGTCGGCAATCTGAAACCCCATAATGGTCGCTGCTCCTTTAGCGGCAATTTCATCAAACAAAGGGACGGTTCATTAAAGCCCATTGTCAATAATTCCTGTTGCACCGGGCCGGAGCGGGCAGATGAGCTGGCTCGAAAAACCCGAAGTTTTGTGGCTCGGCAATGGTCGGGGGCAGAAACCTTAAAGATTCAGCCTCTAAGCACCCAGCCCTCCAACTCCTGGGACAATCTAATTCAACAACTGAAAACCTATGCCTTTTCCATCAGCGGTATGGCCTTTCAGGATGTCTGGAATCTGGATATTGAACGCCTAAAAAATTGTTGTATTCATGTGGTCAGCCCTGAAGGCAAGTTAATTCCTTTTTGCGCTTACAACCTTACAGATAAACTCGGGCACTCAATTTACCGGAGGGAGAGATAGGTTTGGCTATAGCAACCACCTCCCTGGAGCCGTGGATTAGCAGCAAAATCAACGGAGATTCTTCAAAGAACTTAACCAGAACCCGAATTGAAAACTATCAAATACAAAAGCTGCAGGAAACTCTTCAGTGGGCTATCAGCAACAGCAGGTTTTACAGACATTTATACTCAGGCCGGGCTTGTGAGATAGACAACCTTAAGGATTTATTACAGTTGCCCTTTACCACCCCTGAAGATTTAAGACAGAATCCTTTGGATTTCCTCTGTGTCTCGCAAAATGAGATCAATAGAATCGTTACTTTACAGAGCTCGGGCACAACCGGCAAACCTAAGCGCTTGTTTTTTACTGAGGCAGATCAAGAATTAACCATCGATTTCTTTCGTCATGGTATGTTAACCCTGGTAAAACCCGGAGATAGAGTCTTGATAATGCTGCCGGGAGGTACCCCGGGAAGCGTCGGAGATTTGCTGCGCTTAGGTTTAGAAAGAGCGGGTATAACAGGGATTGTTCATGGTCTGGTCAGCAATCCGGAGTCAACTTTAGAGCAGATCAAAGTAAACAAGATTACTGCTTTAGTAGGAATCCCTACCCAAGTCCTGAGCTTGGCTCGTTTTAAAAATTCCCAAGGACGCCCAGTCCATTTGAGCTTGAGTAGGGTTTTGTTAAGTACGGATTACGTACCCCTAGCTATAGCGCAAGAACTGGAAAAGACATGGGGATGCAAAGTATTTAATCACTACGGAATGACTGAGATGGGACTGGGAGGAGGCCTGGAATGTGAAGGCTTCTGCGGTTACCATCTCAGGGAAGCGGATCTCTATCTGGAAATCATCGATCCCCGCTCCGGGCTGCCTGTCGAGGATGGGCAGCGAGGAGAGATCGTCCTAACCACTTTGACTCGGAAGGGAATGCCCTTGATCCGCTATCGAACAGGTGACCTGTCCAGATTTATTCCGGATCCCTGCGTTTGCGGGACAGTATTAAAGAGACTGGAACTGCTGAAGTCCAGAGATCGGGTTTACCTGACCGAGACGGAGTACCTTACTATGGCGGACTTTGACGAGGTATTGTTTGCTTTGCCTAAAGTTATGGATTTCGAGGTAACCCTTACGAAGAAGGGAGCAAAGGAAAGCTATTTACAACTCAGAGTCCAGCTAAAGGGTTCCTTTTCCTTGGCAACCCAGAATAATCTTATGGAAGCCTTAGATAAAATTCCTGCCCTCAGAAATGCCAGACAGCTGGGTCAACTGAAGGTAATGCTTTTGCTCATCTCCAGCACAGGACTAATTGTTCAAAAAAGCACATCTAAACGACAAATTCTCGACAAGAGAGGGAGTGACTAGTTGTTAACAGCAATCATAGTTGCCGCCGGCTACTCATTTCGCATGAAACGCTTCAAACCCCTTTTATCCTTGGGCGAGGACACGGTCTTAGAAAAAGCTGTTGAAAGCTTCGTTAAGGGTGGAATAAGGGATATTCGCGTGGTAGTGGGGCATCGAGCCAACGAAATGTATCCTATTTTAGAGAAAATCGAAGTTCAGACGGTTGTCAACCCGAATTTTTCTGAGGGCATGTTCTCCTCGGTGAGAGCCGGAGTTGAAAGCCTGCCCTCGGAGGCGAAAGGATTTTTTTTGTTACCTGTGGATAATCCAATCATCAGGCCGGACAGTATCAAGAAGCTGGAGAGTGCCTTCATGACAACAAGATTTGGTATTATCTACCCAACTTATCAAGGCACCAGGGGACACCCTCCTTTAATTTCCTGCCGCTATGGGAAAAAAGTAATGTTTTGGGATAAACCGGGAGGAATGAAGGCTTTATTAGAACAATATGAACAGGACGCCTTGGAGGTGGAGGTGGAGGACCCTGGAATTCTGCTGGATATGGACACACCGGAAGACTATCAACAAATGCTCAACTATTGCGGGCATTCCCAGATACCTTCGGAAAAAGAGTGTTACGCTATCCTGAAAAGTTCTAACACTTCTCCACAGGTGGTAAATCATTGCCAGCAGGTAGCACAGGTAAGTAGTGTCCTGGGAAGTTGTTTAATTAGGTGCGGATGTCCGCTGAACCAGGAACTCATCAAGGCAGCTGCCCTGCTGCATGACTTAGCCAAAGGGGAAGCTAACCATGCCTTGGCGGGTGCCAAAATGCTGGTTAAATATCCGGAAGTAGCCCTGATTGTCGCTGAACACATGGATATTTGTCTAGATTCAACAGACCGCCTTTTAACAGAGAAAGAAGTGGTTTATTTGGCAGACAAACTTGTTAAAGAGGAACAAATTATCTCACTCCAGGCTAGATTCTCCGGACTCTTGGAACAGTTCAAGAACAATGTTGAGGTTTCCAATAAGATTATCCTCAGACTTAGCAACGCCGAAAAAATCCAGGGGAAAATAGAAGAGATCGTTAAGATGCCATTGCCGGACATATGGAAGGTTGAGCTAGGAGGAAAGGGCTAATGGATAAGGAAATAATTTTTGGCCTTAAAAAGGCCATCGCAGAAACAATGGAAGCAGCACTGATTACAGTAACCAACGTATTAGGCTCAACTCCCCGTAAGCCGGGAGCAAAAATGTTGGTTTTTGCTGATGGAACAACCCTAGGAACCATTGGCGGCGGATGTGGGGAAGCAGAGGGAAGAAGAGAGGCTCTTAATGTTATCGCAGCTCAGACCTCGAAGATACACTACCTTAATATGACTGCAGACCTGGCCTCAGATGAGGGTATGGTTTGTGGAGGGATTATGGGATTATTCATTGATTATCTGGGGCCCTATAGTCCGGAGGAACACCTGAAAATCATGCAAGATTATTTGGCTGACTTGGAAAGGGTAAAACCTGTTCTTGTAACTGTTATAGAGGCCCATAATCAGGAATTAGTAGGGAAAAAATTATTCGTCCTAGACAATGGAGAGATCAAAGGGGATTTAGGCTCAGAAGAGCTAACTCGAATTGCTCTGGAAAATGCCAAAATCGGAGCTAAGCGCTGTCAGCCGGTCTTGGTGAGTTTAGACTTAGAGTTTGAGCCCTGCGATACTTCGGTTAAGAAACCAGCCTATCGTTTTTTGGTGGAGTCACCCCAGACGGTTGTCCAACTGTTAATTCTGGGTGCGGGACATATTGCCCTCCCCCTGGCGGCTATGGCTAAGATGGTAGGGTATGAGGTTACTGTGGTAGATGATCGGTTATCCTTTGCCAATGCTTACCGATTTCCAACGGCTGATAAAATTCTGTGCGATGACTTTGAACTTGCCATAGATAAGATAACCATTAATCCCCAAACATTTGTGGTGATTATTACCCGTGGACACCGCTATGACAAACTCTGCCTGCGTAAAGTGATCGATCAGCCAGCTTCCTACATCGGTATGATTGGCAGTCGGAAAAGGGTGAAAGCCTTGCTTGCTGAACTGGAGGAAGAGGGAATTTCCAGAGAAGGGCTGCAAAAGGTGTATTCCCCCATCGGCCTGAAAATCGGGGCGGAAACTCCTGAAGAAATTGCTGTAAGCATTCTTAGCGAACTGATAAAAGTTCAAAGGGAGTTGGATCAAAAGGTAAGGTAAATTGAAATGAGCATAATCAATTATGAGTAAAAAATTTATTTATTTACTAAGGCACGGGGATATTGGTCTTGGTAAAGAGAAACGCTATATTAGTCAAACGGACTTGCCCCTAAGTGTCCTTGGCGAGCAGCAAGCAAATTTATTGAAGGAGAAGTTGAGTCGGGTGCCCTTAGATAGCATATACTGCAGCGATTTAGCGAGGTCAGAACAAACTGCTGATATAATTGCTGCGGTTCATCAAATTAAACCCATAGCGCGCCAGGAATTACGCGAAATAAGGATGGGCGATTGGGAAGGGCAGCTTTTCTCAGAGATCAGAGCTAAGTATCCCAAGGAATTTCGGGAACGTGGAGAAGATATCGCCAATTACACGCCGCCAGGGGGGGAAAGTTTCTCTGATTGTTACCAAAGAGTGATTCCTGTCCTGGAAAACCTATCAAAATCCAACGAAACAACTATCGCAATTGTTGGGCATGCAGGCGTCAATAGAGTAATATTGTGCCATGTACTGGGTATGCCTTTAGAAAACCTCTTTCGTTTTGAGCAAAGTTATGGATGTGTTAATCTGATCAGCAAAGAGGGTTCAGAATATCGATTGAACTATTTAAACTATATAGTCACCTGAATCTCTCTAAAGATTATTAAAGAGGCATGAAAGCTAGACCGCCTCTCACACACCGATAAAGGGGTAGATCCTTTAACACAATTATTGTGTTAAAGGATCTACCCCCTTTACATGCCGAGCTATATATTAACACCCAGATCCTTCATCTTCCGATAGAGAGTATTTCTCCCGATGCCAAGGAGCTTAGCAGCTGGGGCTATCTTCCCGTTAGTTTGATTAAGGGCGTAAAGAATAGCCTGTTTAGTTTGTTGATTTAGCAGGGGTTCAGCTTTGGTTACTGATTTGTTTTGCAAAGACTGCCGAATTTCATCCGGTAAATCTTCAACGGTAAGAACGGGACCTTCTGCTAAAGCAACCATGCTTTCAATACAGTTCTCTAATTCTCGGACATTACCAGGCCAGGAATGGGAGGACAGATATGAAAACACTTCTTCTTGAATACCCAGCAGTGGGAGTTCCAGGGAATTACATGTTTTGTCAATAAAATAACGAACTAAGTCAGGAATATCCTCTGTACGTTCCCGGAGGGGAGGTAATTCTAAAGTAATGACTTTAAGGCGATAGTATAAATCTAAGCGAAATTTTTCCTCAGTTACTAGCACGGAGAGATCTTTATGAGTAGCAGCAATGACACGAACATCTATTTTTAAAGCTTTTGTATCCCCAATCCGAGAAACTTCCTTTTCTTGCAGCACTCGAAGAAGTGCTACTTGAACATTTAAGGGCATATCTCCAATTTCATCAAGGAATATAGTCCCGTTATTAGCTAATTCAAATTTGCCGGGTTTTCCACCCCGGCGTGCTCCCGTGAAGGCACCATCAACATAACCAAACAATTCACTTTCTATAAGTGTGGCAGGAAGTGAGGCGCAATTCAAGGCGACAAAGGGTCCTTCGCTTCGAGAGCTGAGTTGATGGATTGTACGGGAA comes from Desulfosporosinus meridiei DSM 13257 and encodes:
- a CDS encoding DVU_1553 family AMP-dependent CoA ligase, whose translation is MAIATTSLEPWISSKINGDSSKNLTRTRIENYQIQKLQETLQWAISNSRFYRHLYSGRACEIDNLKDLLQLPFTTPEDLRQNPLDFLCVSQNEINRIVTLQSSGTTGKPKRLFFTEADQELTIDFFRHGMLTLVKPGDRVLIMLPGGTPGSVGDLLRLGLERAGITGIVHGLVSNPESTLEQIKVNKITALVGIPTQVLSLARFKNSQGRPVHLSLSRVLLSTDYVPLAIAQELEKTWGCKVFNHYGMTEMGLGGGLECEGFCGYHLREADLYLEIIDPRSGLPVEDGQRGEIVLTTLTRKGMPLIRYRTGDLSRFIPDPCVCGTVLKRLELLKSRDRVYLTETEYLTMADFDEVLFALPKVMDFEVTLTKKGAKESYLQLRVQLKGSFSLATQNNLMEALDKIPALRNARQLGQLKVMLLLISSTGLIVQKSTSKRQILDKRGSD
- a CDS encoding DVU_1551 family NTP transferase, whose protein sequence is MLTAIIVAAGYSFRMKRFKPLLSLGEDTVLEKAVESFVKGGIRDIRVVVGHRANEMYPILEKIEVQTVVNPNFSEGMFSSVRAGVESLPSEAKGFFLLPVDNPIIRPDSIKKLESAFMTTRFGIIYPTYQGTRGHPPLISCRYGKKVMFWDKPGGMKALLEQYEQDALEVEVEDPGILLDMDTPEDYQQMLNYCGHSQIPSEKECYAILKSSNTSPQVVNHCQQVAQVSSVLGSCLIRCGCPLNQELIKAAALLHDLAKGEANHALAGAKMLVKYPEVALIVAEHMDICLDSTDRLLTEKEVVYLADKLVKEEQIISLQARFSGLLEQFKNNVEVSNKIILRLSNAEKIQGKIEEIVKMPLPDIWKVELGGKG
- a CDS encoding XdhC family protein; the protein is MDKEIIFGLKKAIAETMEAALITVTNVLGSTPRKPGAKMLVFADGTTLGTIGGGCGEAEGRREALNVIAAQTSKIHYLNMTADLASDEGMVCGGIMGLFIDYLGPYSPEEHLKIMQDYLADLERVKPVLVTVIEAHNQELVGKKLFVLDNGEIKGDLGSEELTRIALENAKIGAKRCQPVLVSLDLEFEPCDTSVKKPAYRFLVESPQTVVQLLILGAGHIALPLAAMAKMVGYEVTVVDDRLSFANAYRFPTADKILCDDFELAIDKITINPQTFVVIITRGHRYDKLCLRKVIDQPASYIGMIGSRKRVKALLAELEEEGISREGLQKVYSPIGLKIGAETPEEIAVSILSELIKVQRELDQKVR
- the cobC gene encoding alpha-ribazole phosphatase, with amino-acid sequence MSKKFIYLLRHGDIGLGKEKRYISQTDLPLSVLGEQQANLLKEKLSRVPLDSIYCSDLARSEQTADIIAAVHQIKPIARQELREIRMGDWEGQLFSEIRAKYPKEFRERGEDIANYTPPGGESFSDCYQRVIPVLENLSKSNETTIAIVGHAGVNRVILCHVLGMPLENLFRFEQSYGCVNLISKEGSEYRLNYLNYIVT